The genomic segment CATTTGTAGTAGCTGCGGCTGGTAATGATAATGAAGATAGTGATAATATCAGTCCAGCTGGAGACGGAGCTTTTACAGTAGCTGCAATGAGTTATAATTATAAAAAGGCATCGTTTTCTGATTATGGTAATTGTATAAAGGTTTCAGCGCCAGGAGTGGAAATATTAAGTACAGTTCCAGGGGGGTACGAGGCGTGGGATGGAACAAGTATGGCAGCACCAGTAGCAACAGGAATAGCAGCTATGGTTAAAGCAGAGGATCCAAATCTATCTCAAAGTCAGATTGAAGATATTTTAGATAGTACTGCTAAGGATATTATGTCTAAAGGTAAGGATAAGCAATCAGGATATGGACTTATAGATGCTTATAATGCTATCAAAAAAGTCAAACAATTAGAAAAGTAATATAGATGAAGTTAATGAGGGTATTAATGATGATTATGATGTTTAAGGGTGGTAAAAATGAAAAGTGCTGTGAAAGAAATGAAGAAGTTGACAATAATCCTAAAACAATAGAGTGGGTTACATCTTTTATAGGGAAATTATATTTAAAGAAGTTAATAAATAATTTATATAATGGTTAGCTTCTTTTTTGTTTCATGACAAAATATAAATTGTAATCATACTATATATTAAAAAGTTTTAGGAGAAAAATCAATGAATGATGCTTTGAAAAGTTGTCCTTTTACACTAAATACTACTAGAATTTGTGCTGATGATGAATTAGATACTTCTATAGAAATATCTAAAATTGGTTTTAATAATATGAAACCCAATGCTGTCATTTTAGTCAATAAAGATGAAGTTTTTGATGGAATTGCAGCAACATCCTTAGTCCATTTTCCAATTAATGCATCACTTTTGTTTACTGATGGTAATAGTTTAAATGAAAAAACCTTAGGAGAAATTGAGAGATTATCGCCTAAGGGGTATAATGGAGTACAAGTAATTTTAGTCGGTAATATTTCTAAAAATGTATCTTTTGCATTAAACGATCATGGTTATACAACAAAGCATATATCAGGTCGTAATTATTACGAGACTGCATGCATAATACCTAGGATAAGAAAAGAATTTAATAATATTCTTATAATTTCAGGGGAAGATTATTCAGAAGGAATTATTGCGGGGTATTGGTCTGCACATCATGGAGATCCTATTCTATTTGTACAAAGAAATAGAATTCCTAATTGTACTATTGATATAATCAAGAAAATGAATGATATTAATATTTATATAATTGGTTCAACTAAAACAATATCAAAAGATGTTGAATACTATTTATCAGGATTAGATAATGTTAAAAAGGTAGACAGAATAGGTGGTGAAAATCCTTACGAAATAGCAGTAAATTTTTCTAGATATAATGATACGAAAACTGATTTTGGATGGGGACGAAATTATAGAGGAGGTCATGCTTTTACATTTGGACAGCTTAATGAGCCAATGAAAATTATAGCTAGTGTAGTACTTGCTCATATGGGAAAACATACTCCCCTTCTTTTAATCGAAAAAGATAAAATACCGGAAGTGGTAAATAGATATATTAATTTAATTAAACCTATACAGCCAAAAGGAATGCCAAGGCCTCCATTTATGCACGGTTTTATATTAGGGGATGTTTCAAATATAAGTTATAAAGCACAAAAAATAGTTGAAGGAATGCTTTCTATTGATCAGCACATGATGAATAATGAAAATATGGAAGATATGACGGGGACAATGAAAGATGATGTTATGAATTTTAGTAAAGAAAATATGGCGATGAATAATGGAATGCAAGAGATGAATGAAAATATAAAACATGATTCTATATATGGTAAGGATTATATATTTGAATGGAGGAATTTGGGCTATAGAAAAGTTAATGCAGATGAAATACTATAATTTTATTCTTTAAATTATCACAATCTTTCTTATTCTTGAATAGAATAATATTTGGAAGGAGATGGTTTAAAGAATGGATGTAGAAAAAGATAACTACAGAGATTTAAGAGACCTATATGATAATTGCAAAAAATACATGTATTACCGAGCAACTTTAATAATGACAGATGGAAGTACATTTGATGGAATTGTTGAAAATGTAGATGGAGATAATGTTTCAGTATTGATTGGTGAAGATGTAACAGAGAAAGAGGATGAGGGAAACTCTAATCAGCAAAGGCAATATGGAAGATACGGTTATAAGCCTAGATTTAGACGTTACAGACGTAGAAATTTCCCACTTGCTTCTTTGGCGGAAATAGCTTTGTTACCTTATATAGCTCCGCCAGTACCTTATCCTTATTATCCGTACCCTTACTATCCTTATTAGAGATATACTTAAAGAAAAAGCCTGATAGATAAAATATATGATCTTGTTAGAAACAAGTGTATTTATAATATTTTGTAGGCAATTGTTTAATAAGAACAATTGCCATTTGTACTAATAAGCATAATGCATGATTCTACAAATCTCTATATTTTCAAAAATCATTATAACCATCAGATTTATTTAAAAAATGAGCTAAATAAATAGTTTAACGTGAACTATTTGATGTTTTCTAAGTTTGTTAGTTATTTTAAATTAGATAATTGTCCAACAGATTGACGTTCGACTAGTTCTACATCTAAAGTTATTTTGTTGTTTGATACAGAACCCTTTTCTATATACTCTATGAGTAGATTTACAGCTTTTGTTGCTTTTGACTCTATATCTTGAGAAATAGTAGTAAGTTTTGGCGTAACATAAACTGATGGTAGAAGATTATCAAAACCAATAACTGATAAATCGTTAGGAACAATTTTTCCGTTTAATTTAGCACCTTCAATTATACCAATTCCCATAATATCAGCCGTTGTAAATACAGCAGTAACATCAAATTCTTTATTACATATAGACCTGCCTAAATTAATACCAACTTCGTAGTTAGGCTCTACATCGACTATGAGACTTTCATTAAACTCAATATTAGATTCTAATAAAGCATCTTTATAGCCTTCAAGTCTTTTTATAATCTGAGGAATTGGAACACCATCTTTATGACATGGCCCTGCAAATAGAATTTTCCTATGTCCATTGTTTATAAGATAGCGAGTAGCTATGTAGCCGCCTTTATAATCATTTATACCTACACTTATTATGTTATCAATTTTTGAATAACTATCTAGAAATACCATTGGAAGTTTATTTTCTTTTAATATTGAATAGATAAGATTGTCATAGTCAGGCATTAAAAATATAGCACCATCCATATTCCAATTTTTAAGCAATGCAGATATATCTGAAACATCCTTAACTGAGCGGACCATTAAATAGTATCCGTTTTCACGAACTACATTTTGTATAATGCCAAATAATTCACTAATATAAGGATCTTTAAACAAATTATTAAACGAACCCTTAATGGGAACTATAACTCCTATAATTTTAGAGGATTTAGCTGTCAAGCTTCGTGCAGTTAGATTAGGAACATAATTATATTTTTGTATTATCTTTTCTATTTTTTCTATAGTCTTTTTTGATACTTTTGAATGATTTCCATTTATTACATTTGATACTGTCATGATACTGACACCAGCTTCAGCTGCGATATCTTTTAGTGTAACCATAATTGCCTCCTAGTTTACCGATATACTATTATGAAGATAAGTGTATATAGATAATATTAATATATATTACATATTATTGCAATGAGACCATATGCATTAATCATAAGAATTAACGTATGGAAAAGATACTTTATGACCTTTCAGTATAAGAAAAGTAAAGTATTTAGAGTAGGTTTAATCACTAGGTTTACTAGACATTAAATACTTGAATAAACAAAAGAAAAGTACTAAGAATTTTTAAGTTATTAAATTAGCTAGATATAATAGTAAATATAAAAAATGTAGATAATTGAGGTAAAAATGCTTATGAAAACGATTGACAGAAAAAAGAAACAATGTTAATCTTATGATATAGTTTAGCGTTAAACATAATGACTCGAAGATAGGCATAATAATATAAATATAAATCATATTAATCTAAATAAATGTATATGAGGTGAAAAGATATGAGGAAAAAAGTGTTAGCAGCATTACTTGCAAGTACTATGGTAATTGGTTCTTTATCAGGCTGTGGAAGTAGCTCGAGTCAAGCTGGTTCTGATTCTAAAACATCAACTGGGAATAGTGAAGCAATTCGCTTCGTAAATACGAAAATTGAAATTGACAAGCCACTAAAAGAATTTGCAAAAAAATATCAAGAGAAAACTGGACAAGAGGTAGATATTGAATCTCTTGGAGGTGGAGTAGATGTTAATGGACAGTTAAAGAATTATTTAGCAGCAGGAAATATGCCAGATATATATGCGTTTGGACCAGATTCGTATGTTTCATTTAAAGATTATTTAACAGATTTAAGTGATCAAGAATGGGTAAAAGATACTGATTTTGCATTTAAGGGTGATGACGGTAAGGTGTATGGATTTCCATTTGCTATTGAAGGTATTGGATTAGTTTATAATGCAGATATATTGAAGAAGGCTGGAATTGATCCAAAGACTTTAACAAACATCAATGCTTATAAAGAAGCGTTCAAAAAAATTGATGGAATGAAAGAGCAACTAGGTATTCAAGCGGTTGCATCAGTAGCAGCAGAATCAGGACAGATGTACTGGTCAACTGGTAATCATATTATGGGTGCTTATTTATCAGAAGGACTAGATAGAAAAGATAAAAAGTATATTGATATGTTGAATAAAGGACAATTAGACGATGATCGTTTTGGGGAATTTGCTGACTATGTAAAATTATTATTTGATTATGCAGACAAGACTGTTTTAATATCAGGTACTTACGATGATCAGTTAGCATTATGGGCAAAGGGAAAAACTGCTTTTATTACTCAAGGAAATTGGATAGATCCTTCTTTAGCAACATATGATGTGAAGTTTGATTGCGGAATTGCGCCACCAGCATTTACTACAAAAGATACACCAGGTATTTTAGCAGATTCACCAGCTTATTGGGGAATTTATAAAGATAGTAAAAAAATAGATGCGTGCAAAGAATTTCTTAAAGCTTTTGTCTCTACAGAAGAAGGCCAAAAATGTTTGATAAAAGATAGTGGAATGGTTTCGCCATTTAAGACAAGCACTATTGAACCAGACTTACCTCTAGCAAAGAGTGAGAGCAATTATATTAAAAATAATCAAACTTATGCATGGGATTGGACACATATGAAAGATGGTATTGCAATGAATTCTACAGGACCTGTTTTTGAATTATATGCTAAAGGCCAATTAGATAAAGATGGATTTACAAAAGCAATGAAGAAAGCAGTTTCAGATTATATGGCAAAATAATAACTGTAGTATAAATTAATATAGGTTACTTACAAATAGAGTAACCTATATTAATTGCATTTTTGTACATGTGAAATATTAAAAGGGGGGAAAGCATAAGCGCAAAGTATGGGCAATTACAACAATGATTATAATAATCACTCAAGTTTAGGAGGAAAAAGCATGAATACAAATATAAAAAGATTGCTTTCAATCGGAGTAATGTTGGTTGGCATTTTAGCTATGGCTTTTGCACTATATCTAGATATTATGGGTAGTAAAAACACGATGCGTGGAACTATGTTAATTGTAGGTGCTTTATTAGTAATTTTAGGCTTATATAGTTTTCCAACTAAGAAGCATAGAATGATAATTAATGTCTTATTTCTATTTCCATTGCTATTTGCATTTTTTGTAACTGTGTTAATACCATTTGTATGCGGTGTTTTTTATTCCTTTACTAACTGGAATGGGATTAAATTTACGGAATTTGTTGGATTAGGCAATTATATCAGTATGTTTAAATCTGAGGACTACGTATATTCATTTATAGTAACTTTTATTTTTACAGTTGTTAATATGATTCTTGTAAATTCGGCAGCGTTTGCATTAGCATTATTTTGCACATCAAAAGTAAAAGGAAAGAATTTTTATCGTGCAGCCTTCTTTATACCAAATTTAATTGGTGGAATTGTGCTTGGTTATGTATGGCAGTTTATCTTTAATAAGGTATTCACAGTAGTGATAAATGGTAGCGCCTCTATGCTTACAAATCCTAATTTAGCATTAATGGCAATTTTAATAGTTAGCACTTGGCAATATGCAGGGTATATTATGATGATTTATGTCACAGGATTGCAAAATGTTCCTCAGGATATTCTTGAGGCATCTAGTGTAGATGGTGCAAGTGGCTGGATTACATTGTTTAAAATTAAGATTCCAATGATTGCTAATACTTTTACAGTTTGTATATTTTTAACATTGGTTAATTCATTTAAACAGTTTGACTTAAATTTAGCAATAACTAATGGTGCTCCTAGTAGAATTCTAAACGGAGATATAGTGCAATCAACAGAATTTTTAGCTCTTAATATTTATAATACTGCAATCGGTAAAAACCAATACGCTCTTGGACAAACTAAGGCGGTTATATTCTTTATTATATTGGCAGTTGTATCACTAACTCAGGTATATATAAGTAAGAAGAAGGAGGTAGAAGTATAATGAAGTCGATAAAAACAAGAAATGTGATTGGAGAAGTTATTGGAATTATACTTGCCCTTATAATTCTTTCGCCATTTATCTTAGTAATTTTAAATTCAGCTAAAACAAGTGCAGATATTGTAATCAGCCCTCTTTCTATTCCTAATAAATGGGGGCAGATGTTGACAAACTTTAAAAATGTTATACACAATGACAGCTTTAATTATTGGAAATCCTTTTTTAGTTCATTATTTATTACAGTCGTTTCATTGACTTTGTTGTCTTTATTTTCATCAATGACAGCGTGGGTACTTTGCCGAAATAAGAAAAAATGGTCCGGATTTATTTTTATGCTTCTTGTGGCAGCTATGGTTATACCATTCCAAGTTGTTATGCTCCCTTTACTTTCTACATTCAGAAATATATCTAATTTTTTGGGAATTCAAATGCTGCAAAGTTATCAAGGTGTCATATTTGCTTACCTAGGATTTGGTGGAAGTATGTCTGTCTTTATCCTTCATGGTTTTATAAAAGGAATTCCACGGGAATTAGAAGAAGCAGCATGGATTGATGGTTGCAGCCCAGAAGGGACTTTCTTTAGAATTATCTTTCCTCTACTAAAGCCAGTTCAAATGACAATTTTGATTTTAAATGGAATTTGGATATGGAATGATTATCTATTACCATCATTAATGTTGGGGTTAAATGGTAAGATAAAAACTCTTCCAGTGGCAGTAAGTGCTTTTGTAGGATCTTACGTAAAGCAATGGGATTTAATTCTTTCAGCTGCATTTTTAGCAATGATACCAATTATCATCTTATTCTTATTTGCTCAAAAGCAGATAATTAAAGGCATAGTAGATGGTGCAATTAAATAAGTAATAAATTTATAAAATAATAGATAGTCGAAGTAAAAGATATCATTAATAAAAATCTTAAGTGTTTTTTGAATAAGAGCATTTTCAGAAAATGTTGAAATAATGGAGGTACTAGTGTATGGGAAAATATCAGGAAGAAAAAATGAAATTTGGTAAAATGCTAAGCCATAAAATCGAAAATAACGTAATCAATATTAGATTCCAAGAGAAAGCTGTTTTTATAAAAGTATTGAATTCGTATATAATTAATTTCTTTGTGCCTTTACATAGGGAGGAAAGAAATTCTAAAGCAGTTGAAAATTTAAAAGATGATTATTATGATTTTCAGGTTGAAAATATAACAAATGGAATTCAGATAACCACAGAAAAATTAATTTGTAAGATATATGATGAATTTAAAGTAGATATTTATGATAAGAGAGGAACATTGCTGTGTGCAGATTATAGAGGTGAAAGTAAACCTTTTAAAAGAAGATATGGTGATTATATGCTTGCAGAATCAGAGGGGCATTCTCTTAGGGAAGAATCTGATTACAAGGTATATGTTTCGAAAAAAATGGAAGAAGAAATGTATTTCTATGGTTTCGGAGAGAAGACAGGGCATTTAAATAAGAAAGGATATCATTATGTAAATTGGAATACAGATAATCCAAAGCCCCATGGAGAAACATTTGATAGGCTTTATAAGTCAATTCCGTTTTTTATCGGATTGAGCAAAGATAATGCGTTTGGAATATTTTTTGACAACCATTTTGAGACTCATTTTGACATGGGAAAAGATAATTCTGAATATTATTATTTCGCTGCAGTTGATGGGAATTTAGATTATTATTTTATTTATGGTCCATCAGTTAAAAATGTTATTAAAGGATATACTGAAATTACTGGAAATATGCCTTTACCACAAATATGGACTCTTGGTTATCAACAATGCAGATGGTCTTATGACTCAGAAGAAAGACTCATGGAAATTGCAAGCACTCTTAGAGAAAAGGATATACCTTGCGATACATTATATTTAGATATAGATTATATGGATGGCTATAGGGTATTTACGTGGGATAATGAAAAATTTCAGAATCCAGAAGCAATGATTAAAAAATTAAATAGCATGGGATTTAAAGTGGTAACTATAATAGACCCAGGAGTTAAAGTTGATAAAGGATATAAGATCTATGACGAAGGGCTCAGAAAAGGGTATTTTGCAACTGACAAATCAGATATAACATATGTAAATGAAGTTTGGCCAGGAGATGCTGTTTATCCTGATTTTTTAAATTCAAAGGTTAGAGATTGGTGGTCAGGAAATCAAAAGATAATGATAGATTCAGGTGTGAGTGGAATCTGGAATGACATGAATGAACCTGCAAGCTTTAGAGGACCGTTACCAGATGATGTCATGTTTAATAATGATGGAATTACAGTTAATCATAAAGAAGCTCATAATGTATATGGCCATATGATGGCTAAAGCTACTTATGATGGAGTTAAAAAAGCAACTGGAAAGAGACCTTTTATAGTAACAAGAGCGTGTTATGCGGGAACTCAGAAATACTCAACTGTGTGGACAGGAGATAATCAAAGTACATGGGAGCATTTAAGAATGTCGATTCCAATGCTTATGAATCTAGGACTTAGCGGAATGGCTTTTTGTGGGACTGATGTAGGAGGCTTTGGATACGATTGTACTGGGGAATTATTAAGTCGATGGGTTCAAGTCGGAGCATTTACTCCACTTTTTAGAAATCATTCTTCTATGGGAACAAGAGATCAGGAACCTTGGGCATTTGATAAAGATACAGAGGAAGTTAATAAGAAGTATATAAAATTACGATATAAGCTAATTCCATATATATACGACATGATGTGGGAGTGTAGTAAGAGTGGAGCACCACTTATAAGGCCGCTTTTATTTAATTATCAGAGTGATAAAAATACTTATGAAATTAATGATGAGTTCCTTTGTGGAGATAATATTTTAGTTGCACCAGTTGTTGAACAAGGATTAAAAGCTAGAAGCATATATCTTCCAGAAGGGGAAACTTGGATAGATTATTGGACAAAAGAAGAATATAAAGGTGGACAATATATAATTAAAAAAACTCCGTTAGACCTATGTCCGATATTTATTAGAGGAGGAACATTGATTACAGTAGGGCAAGTACAAAATTATATTGGTGAAAAACAATCTAATTCATTAACTATAGAAGTTTATCTATCTAATGATAATTCTGATACTGAATATAATCACTATGTTGATGATGGAGAAAGCTTTAAATATGAATTAGGAGAATTTAATAATTATAGAATTAAAGTAGTTAATAAGGAGAGCGTTGAAATAAAAATTGACTTGATAAATTATAGATATGATGACAAATATGAAAATATAGAATTTATCGTTCACAATTTAAATAAGAAAGCTTTAGTCATAAATGGAGAAACAGTGGAAGTTATAAATGGCAAGGCGTTTATAGCTAATCCAGCAAGATAAATATATTCAATAGTAATTTAGGAGGTTTTACGTTATGAAGAAATGGTGGCACGACAAGGTAGCATATCAAATATATCCAAAAAGTTTTTGTGATTCAAATGGAGATGGAATAGGTGATTTAAAGGGGATTATTAGTAAGCTTGATTATTTAAAAGATCTGGGAGTGGATATAATTTGGTTATCACCAATTTATTGTTCTCCTTTAGTAGATCAAGGTTATGATATATCTGATTATTATAATATTGATCCAAGGTTTGGAACTATGGAGGATATGGATGAACTTCTAAGCCAAGCAAAAAAAAGAAATATGTATATATTAATGGATTTAGTAGTAAACCATTGTTCAGATAAGCATGAGTGGTTTAAGAAAGCATTGGGTGATCCAGAAGGTGAATATGCAGATTATTTTTATATTCGTGAAGGTAAAGGTGATAATCCTCCATGTAATTGGCGTTCTTACTTTGGTGGAAGCGTATGGGAAAAGATACCTAATACCAATAAATATTATCTGCACTTATTTGCAAAAGAGCAGCCTGACTTAAATTGGGAAAATCCGAAATTGAAAAATGAAGTATTTAAGATGGTAAATTGGTGGCTTGAAAAGGGATTAGCAGGTTTTAGGATTGATGCCATTATTAACATAAAAAAAGATTTGAGATTTCAAGACTTTCCAGCTGATAGAGAGGATGGACTTTGCAGCATAGATAGAATGCTAGAAGCAGCAGAAGGTGTAGGCGACATGTTAAATGAGTTAAAAGAGAAAACCTTCGAAAAGTTTGATGCATTTACAGTTGGAGAAGTTTTCAATAGAAAAGAAGGGGAACTTGATAAATTTATAGGTGAAGACGGATATTTCTCTTCTATCTTCGATTTTGAAATGGAGGTATTAGGAAAAAGTGAATTTGGTTGGTATGATAATAAACCTTTTTCAATTAACGAGTTAAGAAAAGCTATTTTTGACAGTCAATTAGAGACAAGTGGAATAGGCTTTAAGGCTAATATTATTGAAAATCATGATGAGCCTAGAGGCGTAAGTAGATATATTCCTGAACAAGACTTGAATGATAGAAGTAAGAAAATGCTTGGGGCAATATCACTTATGCTTAGAGGAATACCGTTTATTTATCAGGGACAAGAAATTGGAATGACAAATAATAAATTCAATTCGATAAAGGAGTTTGATGATATAGCAACAATAGATCAATATAATGTAGCTATTGAAAAAGGATATAGTAATGAAGAAGCACTAAAAATTATAAATATATTTAGCAGAGACAATGCGAGAACACCGTTCCAGTGGAATGGAAGTGAAAATGCAGGTTTTACAACTGGCAGGCCTTGGCTTAAAGTTAATGAAAATTATAAAGTGATTAATGCAAATTCACAAATTAAAGATGAGGAATCTGTATTTAATTTTTATAAGAAACTCATAAATTTAAGAAAATCAGAAGAATTTAAAGATGCCATAGTATATGGAGAATTCGTACCGACGTTAGAGGAATATGATAACTTATTTGCTTTTTATAGGCAAGGAGAATCTAAAAAATTAATGATACTTGCAAATTATCAAAAGGAAGAGCAGATTATTGAGTTAGGTAAACAATATGTTAAAGTGTTAATCAATAATTGTGAAGAAATAAAGAAAGATAAGAATAAAATCATATTGCAAGGATATCAAGTAGTTATTCTTGAAGTTTAGTAAAGAAAATATATTTATAATATAAATATTTAAGAAATATAATAGAGTTCTTTCCAAAAGACATGGAGAGAATTCTTTATTTTGCGAGAAATTATAGAATTTTAGAAGATAAATATCTGGCTTTATAAAGATTTAAGTATGTAATGCATGTGCACGAAAAAAATTTAAACAAGGAAAATAAAATTACTAGGAGAATGGTGTAGCTGCCTTTTACCTTATTTTTAAGTGATATTTATGAAGTATATTAATCTATTGTATACTAAAATATTAATATAAAAGTAATATAATAATAAATAAAACTTAATTATTTTTATGCTATAATGAACGGGAATAAAGGAAATTAAATTTTTGGACATAATTTATAGCATAATATATAAGGAGAATAGAAAATATGAAATTCAAATCATTTATATCAAAAGCAATTATTTCATCTTTAGCTTTGAGTGTGTTTTTTACTTCAGTAACAGGAGGACAGGCGTTTGCAGATTCGTTTAAATCTGTTACGTTAGGAGCTGATTTAAGCGATGCTCAGAAGGCAGAAATGTTAAAATATTTTGAGGTAACAAAAAGTGATGCTAATGTATTAGAGGTAACATCAAAGGAAGAACATTCATATTTAGGTAAAGTTGCAACAGAAGCTCAACTTGGTAATAAAGCAATATCATGTTCTTACGTAGAACCGACAGAAAAAGGAGGAATAAATGTTACTACAAACAATCTTACTTGGGTTAATGACGGCATGATAAAAAATGCATTAATTACTGCAGGAGTAGAAAATGCCAATGTAAAAGCATCTGCACCATTTAAGGTATCAGGAACTGCTGCGCTTACAGGAATACTAAAAGGATTTGAAAACAGCAGCACAGGAAAAAAGATTGATGAAAATAAAAAAGAAGCAGCAAATGAAGAATTGGTTACTACAGGAGATATCGCAGAAAAGATAGGGCAAAATGATGCTAGTAATTTAATGAACGATATAAAAAAAGATGTAGTAAAGGAAAAACCGAAGACAGATGAAGAATTAAATAAGATAGTAGATAAGGCTGTTAAAGACTATAAAGGCAATTTATCAGATGATGATATAGCTAAAATTAAAGATGTAATGAGTAAAATAAATTCATTGGACCTTAACTATAATAATTTAAAAGCGCAGATGGACGATGTAACTAATCAATTAAAAGATAAGCTAACTAGCAAAGAAGCACAAGGTTTTTTTGATAAGTTAGAAAAAATGTTCTCTGATTTTTTAAGTTCAATTAAAGGTGCATTTTCTAAGTAACAGATTAAAAGTTTATCTTAGTATAATTTAGTTAAAGTAAGAAAATGTGAATTTTAGTTGCCATTCTTGAGTAATATAGTAATATATGATATAATTATTAATAAGAAATAAATGAATATATTAAGTTGTACGGTTGGGCAAATTTTATAATTTGCTTTCAAGCAATTTTAGTTTCTGGGGTGGGAAACTCTTTTTTGAGTATTCCCACCTCTTTTTTGTATAGATTTTTAATAAATTAAGAATTATATAAAAGATTAAATTAATCTCTTATTTATGCTAAGTTTTTGGGAATAAATAATTATGTGAAGGAGAGTAAAGTATGAAAAACAAAATTCAAAATAAAATTTTAAATCCATTCTTGCAATTCTTTAAGAATGAGTCTTCAAGTGGATTAGTTTTGCTGTTTTGTGCAATTACTGCAATAATAATTGCAAATTCAAATTTTTCTAGTATGTATAATAATATAATTCATACTTATATAACTATTGGGTATAAGGATTTTTCTTTATCTATGTCAATTTTGCATTGGATTAATGATGGGTTGATGGCCATATTTTTTTTGGTAGTTGGAATGGAGATAAAAAGAGAAATAGTCTTTGGTGAGCTTAAATCTTTTAAGAAAACTATATTGCCTGTATCAGCAGCTATAGGTGGAATGGTCGTGCCAGCTATAATTTATGTGCTATTTAATTATAATCAGCCAACTATAATAGGATGGGGAATTCCAATGGCTACAGATATTGCGTTTGCATTGGGAATACTTTCTTTGGTTGGTAAAAAGGCACCAAAAGGAATAATAATCTTTCTTACAGCATTAGCGATAGTTGATGATTTGGGAGCTATTATAGTAATTGCTATATTTTATACAAGTGAAATTTCATGGATTGCATTAATCCTAGGTTTGATTATTTTTTTAGCGATTATCTTGGCTAATAAATTCAATATTAAGAATAAATGGTTCTATATTGTTTTTGGAATTATGTTATGGATTTGTTTC from the Clostridium beijerinckii genome contains:
- a CDS encoding cell wall-binding repeat-containing protein, giving the protein MNDALKSCPFTLNTTRICADDELDTSIEISKIGFNNMKPNAVILVNKDEVFDGIAATSLVHFPINASLLFTDGNSLNEKTLGEIERLSPKGYNGVQVILVGNISKNVSFALNDHGYTTKHISGRNYYETACIIPRIRKEFNNILIISGEDYSEGIIAGYWSAHHGDPILFVQRNRIPNCTIDIIKKMNDINIYIIGSTKTISKDVEYYLSGLDNVKKVDRIGGENPYEIAVNFSRYNDTKTDFGWGRNYRGGHAFTFGQLNEPMKIIASVVLAHMGKHTPLLLIEKDKIPEVVNRYINLIKPIQPKGMPRPPFMHGFILGDVSNISYKAQKIVEGMLSIDQHMMNNENMEDMTGTMKDDVMNFSKENMAMNNGMQEMNENIKHDSIYGKDYIFEWRNLGYRKVNADEIL
- a CDS encoding LacI family DNA-binding transcriptional regulator, which codes for MVTLKDIAAEAGVSIMTVSNVINGNHSKVSKKTIEKIEKIIQKYNYVPNLTARSLTAKSSKIIGVIVPIKGSFNNLFKDPYISELFGIIQNVVRENGYYLMVRSVKDVSDISALLKNWNMDGAIFLMPDYDNLIYSILKENKLPMVFLDSYSKIDNIISVGINDYKGGYIATRYLINNGHRKILFAGPCHKDGVPIPQIIKRLEGYKDALLESNIEFNESLIVDVEPNYEVGINLGRSICNKEFDVTAVFTTADIMGIGIIEGAKLNGKIVPNDLSVIGFDNLLPSVYVTPKLTTISQDIESKATKAVNLLIEYIEKGSVSNNKITLDVELVERQSVGQLSNLK
- a CDS encoding ABC transporter substrate-binding protein is translated as MRKKVLAALLASTMVIGSLSGCGSSSSQAGSDSKTSTGNSEAIRFVNTKIEIDKPLKEFAKKYQEKTGQEVDIESLGGGVDVNGQLKNYLAAGNMPDIYAFGPDSYVSFKDYLTDLSDQEWVKDTDFAFKGDDGKVYGFPFAIEGIGLVYNADILKKAGIDPKTLTNINAYKEAFKKIDGMKEQLGIQAVASVAAESGQMYWSTGNHIMGAYLSEGLDRKDKKYIDMLNKGQLDDDRFGEFADYVKLLFDYADKTVLISGTYDDQLALWAKGKTAFITQGNWIDPSLATYDVKFDCGIAPPAFTTKDTPGILADSPAYWGIYKDSKKIDACKEFLKAFVSTEEGQKCLIKDSGMVSPFKTSTIEPDLPLAKSESNYIKNNQTYAWDWTHMKDGIAMNSTGPVFELYAKGQLDKDGFTKAMKKAVSDYMAK
- a CDS encoding carbohydrate ABC transporter permease, with translation MNTNIKRLLSIGVMLVGILAMAFALYLDIMGSKNTMRGTMLIVGALLVILGLYSFPTKKHRMIINVLFLFPLLFAFFVTVLIPFVCGVFYSFTNWNGIKFTEFVGLGNYISMFKSEDYVYSFIVTFIFTVVNMILVNSAAFALALFCTSKVKGKNFYRAAFFIPNLIGGIVLGYVWQFIFNKVFTVVINGSASMLTNPNLALMAILIVSTWQYAGYIMMIYVTGLQNVPQDILEASSVDGASGWITLFKIKIPMIANTFTVCIFLTLVNSFKQFDLNLAITNGAPSRILNGDIVQSTEFLALNIYNTAIGKNQYALGQTKAVIFFIILAVVSLTQVYISKKKEVEV
- a CDS encoding carbohydrate ABC transporter permease encodes the protein MKSIKTRNVIGEVIGIILALIILSPFILVILNSAKTSADIVISPLSIPNKWGQMLTNFKNVIHNDSFNYWKSFFSSLFITVVSLTLLSLFSSMTAWVLCRNKKKWSGFIFMLLVAAMVIPFQVVMLPLLSTFRNISNFLGIQMLQSYQGVIFAYLGFGGSMSVFILHGFIKGIPRELEEAAWIDGCSPEGTFFRIIFPLLKPVQMTILILNGIWIWNDYLLPSLMLGLNGKIKTLPVAVSAFVGSYVKQWDLILSAAFLAMIPIIILFLFAQKQIIKGIVDGAIK